The following proteins come from a genomic window of Ferrovibrio sp. MS7:
- the hisH gene encoding imidazole glycerol phosphate synthase subunit HisH produces the protein MRVALIDYGSGNLRSAAKAIERAARDNALPLDLSVTDKVADVEAAERIVLPGVGAFADCYAGLAALPGMIDALNRDVHERKKPFLGICVGMQLMASMGREYGEHKGLDWIGGVVEIMQPADPALKIPHMGWNQLKLLRPHPVLDGIKDGDHAYFVHSYAFTPADRGDLLAEVEYGGAVTAMLGRANMVGTQFHPEKSQATGLRLLANFLRWTP, from the coding sequence ATGCGTGTGGCGTTGATTGATTACGGTTCCGGCAACCTGCGCTCCGCCGCCAAGGCCATCGAGCGCGCGGCGCGCGACAATGCGCTGCCGCTGGATTTGAGCGTCACCGACAAGGTCGCCGATGTTGAAGCCGCCGAGCGCATCGTGCTGCCCGGTGTCGGCGCCTTCGCCGATTGCTATGCCGGCCTCGCTGCCCTGCCGGGCATGATCGATGCGTTGAACCGCGACGTGCATGAACGCAAGAAGCCGTTCCTCGGCATCTGCGTCGGCATGCAGCTCATGGCCAGCATGGGCCGCGAATATGGCGAGCATAAGGGCCTGGACTGGATTGGCGGTGTCGTCGAGATCATGCAGCCCGCCGACCCCGCCCTGAAAATCCCGCATATGGGCTGGAACCAGTTGAAGCTGCTGCGGCCGCATCCGGTGCTCGATGGCATCAAGGATGGCGACCATGCCTATTTCGTGCATTCCTATGCCTTCACGCCGGCGGATCGCGGCGATCTGCTGGCCGAGGTCGAGTATGGCGGCGCGGTGACGGCGATGCTCGGCCGCGCCAACATGGTCGGCACGCAATTCCATCCGGAGAAAAGCCAGGCCACCGGCCTGCGCCTGCTCGCCAATTTCCTGCGCTGGACACCATGA
- a CDS encoding GNAT family N-acetyltransferase, producing the protein MNTQPITRIDQLTALSEDEIDELCSAAEKAILDGSGFGWLAVPSRHVLEKYWRGVLLMPQRDLFVARLDGAIVGSTQLLRPPPNNEAQAHAVQLTTFFIAPWARGHGLARGLLAAVEAAALKQGYVQVDADMRASQVAATQLAEACGYLRWGEKPHYAMVNGASVPGYFYSKRLVP; encoded by the coding sequence ATGAACACGCAGCCGATCACCCGCATCGACCAGCTCACCGCGCTCAGCGAGGATGAGATCGACGAACTCTGCTCGGCGGCCGAGAAAGCTATCCTCGATGGGAGCGGCTTCGGCTGGCTCGCCGTGCCCTCGCGCCATGTGCTGGAGAAATACTGGCGCGGCGTGCTGCTGATGCCGCAGCGCGACCTGTTCGTGGCGCGGCTGGATGGCGCCATCGTCGGCTCGACGCAGTTGCTGCGGCCGCCGCCGAATAACGAAGCCCAGGCCCATGCGGTGCAGCTCACCACCTTCTTCATTGCCCCCTGGGCACGCGGCCATGGCCTGGCGCGCGGCCTGCTGGCGGCGGTGGAGGCGGCGGCGCTGAAACAGGGCTATGTGCAGGTGGATGCGGATATGCGCGCCAGCCAGGTGGCGGCGACACAGCTCGCCGAGGCCTGCGGCTATCTGCGCTGGGGCGAGAAGCCGCATTACGCCATGGTCAACGGTGCCTCGGTGCCGGGCTATTTCTACAGCAAGCGGCTGGTGCCATGA
- the hisA gene encoding 1-(5-phosphoribosyl)-5-[(5-phosphoribosylamino)methylideneamino]imidazole-4-carboxamide isomerase, with the protein MNLYPAIDLKNGACVRLEQGDMARATVFNTDPAAQAAAWEAAGFKWLHLVDLDGAFAGKPMNAEAVRAIRQAISLPIQLGGGIRDEATIEAWLAAGIGRVILGTIAVRDPELVKRAAKRWPGQVVVGIDARGGKVAVEGWAEASELEAADLARRFVDAGVAAIVYTDIDRDGLLKGVNVEATAALARAVPIPVIASGGVAGVEDIERLKAASVMNGGAPIDGAILGRALYAGRIDPAAALKAAA; encoded by the coding sequence ATGAATCTCTATCCCGCGATTGATCTCAAGAACGGCGCCTGCGTGCGGCTGGAACAGGGCGACATGGCCCGCGCCACGGTGTTCAACACCGATCCGGCCGCGCAAGCGGCGGCGTGGGAGGCGGCCGGCTTCAAATGGCTGCATCTGGTCGATCTCGATGGTGCCTTCGCCGGCAAGCCGATGAATGCGGAAGCCGTGCGCGCCATCCGTCAGGCGATCAGCCTGCCGATCCAGTTGGGCGGCGGCATCCGCGATGAAGCGACGATTGAAGCCTGGCTCGCCGCCGGTATCGGCCGCGTCATCCTCGGCACCATCGCAGTGCGCGATCCGGAATTGGTGAAACGGGCTGCAAAGCGCTGGCCCGGCCAGGTCGTCGTCGGCATCGATGCGCGCGGCGGCAAAGTTGCCGTCGAAGGCTGGGCCGAGGCGAGCGAACTGGAAGCCGCCGACCTGGCGCGGCGTTTCGTCGATGCCGGCGTTGCCGCCATCGTCTATACCGATATCGACCGCGATGGCTTGCTGAAAGGCGTCAATGTCGAAGCCACCGCCGCCTTGGCCCGCGCCGTGCCGATTCCGGTGATAGCAAGCGGCGGAGTCGCCGGCGTGGAAGATATTGAGCGTTTAAAGGCAGCCAGTGTGATGAATGGCGGTGCGCCGATCGACGGCGCCATCCTCGGCCGCGCCCTCTATGCCGGCCGCATCGATCCGGCGGCGGCACTCAAGGCGGCAGCATGA
- the hisF gene encoding imidazole glycerol phosphate synthase subunit HisF, with amino-acid sequence MSLKVRVIPCLDVKDGRVVKGVNFVNLRDAGDPVEQAALYDAAGADELTFLDITASSDARDTLFDVVARTAERCFMPLTVGGGVRAVEDVRKLLLAGADKASINTAAVNRPEFVREAAEKFGSQCIVVAIDARATAPGKWEVFTHGGRNGTGLDAVEWAQRMAEYGAGEILLTSMDRDGTEKGFDLALTRAVSDAVRVPVIASGGVGNLDHFVEGVRQGHASAVLAASIFHFGRYSIAEAKAHMAAAGLPMRLA; translated from the coding sequence ATGAGCCTCAAGGTCCGCGTCATCCCCTGCCTCGACGTCAAGGACGGCCGCGTCGTCAAGGGCGTCAATTTCGTCAACCTGCGCGATGCCGGCGATCCGGTGGAGCAGGCCGCGCTCTACGATGCCGCCGGTGCCGATGAACTGACCTTCCTCGACATCACGGCGTCATCCGATGCCCGCGACACGCTGTTCGATGTGGTGGCGCGCACGGCGGAACGCTGCTTCATGCCGCTCACCGTCGGCGGCGGCGTGCGCGCGGTGGAAGACGTGCGCAAGCTGCTGCTGGCCGGTGCCGACAAGGCCTCGATCAATACGGCGGCGGTGAACCGCCCGGAATTCGTGCGCGAGGCGGCGGAGAAATTCGGCAGCCAGTGCATCGTCGTCGCCATCGATGCCCGCGCCACCGCGCCGGGCAAGTGGGAAGTCTTCACCCATGGCGGCCGCAACGGCACCGGGCTGGATGCGGTTGAGTGGGCGCAGCGCATGGCGGAATACGGCGCCGGCGAGATCCTGCTCACCTCGATGGACCGCGACGGCACCGAGAAGGGCTTTGATCTGGCACTGACCCGCGCCGTGTCGGACGCCGTGCGGGTGCCGGTGATCGCCTCGGGCGGCGTCGGCAACCTGGATCATTTCGTCGAGGGCGTGCGCCAGGGCCATGCCTCGGCGGTGCTGGCAGCCTCGATTTTCCATTTCGGGCGATACAGTATCGCTGAAGCCAAGGCGCATATGGCGGCGGCGGGCCTGCCGATGCGCCTGGCATAG
- a CDS encoding phosphoribosyl-ATP diphosphatase codes for MSETEKSVAVLDRLYGLILSRKGGDPATSHTAKLFSRGRAKIAQKVGEEAVETALAAAALNDRDEVIGESADLLFHLLVLWADCGVTPTEVWAELQRREGRSGVDEKKSRPAS; via the coding sequence ATGAGCGAGACGGAAAAATCGGTGGCGGTGCTGGATCGGCTCTATGGCCTGATCCTCAGCCGCAAGGGCGGCGATCCGGCGACCTCGCATACCGCCAAGCTGTTTTCGCGCGGCCGCGCCAAGATCGCGCAGAAGGTGGGCGAGGAAGCGGTGGAAACCGCGCTCGCCGCCGCGGCGCTGAACGACCGCGACGAGGTGATCGGCGAGAGCGCCGACCTGCTGTTCCACCTGCTGGTGCTGTGGGCCGATTGCGGCGTCACGCCAACCGAAGTCTGGGCCGAATTGCAGCGCCGCGAGGGCCGCTCCGGCGTGGATGAGAAGAAATCCCGCCCCGCCAGCTAA
- a CDS encoding HIT domain-containing protein gives MAAYDSNNVFARILRGEIPCKKVHETAHSLAFHDINPLAPVHVLVIPKGAYADFDHFSAAASAEEQADYVKAIGDTARIVGADAGGYRLLSNCGVNANQEVPHLHMHIFGGRTLGRMLKREGE, from the coding sequence ATGGCCGCCTATGACAGCAACAATGTCTTCGCCCGCATCCTGCGCGGCGAGATTCCGTGCAAGAAGGTGCATGAGACGGCGCATTCGCTGGCCTTCCATGACATCAACCCGCTGGCGCCGGTGCATGTGCTGGTGATCCCGAAGGGCGCCTATGCCGATTTCGACCATTTCTCGGCCGCCGCTTCCGCCGAAGAGCAGGCCGATTATGTCAAGGCCATCGGTGATACGGCGCGGATCGTCGGCGCCGATGCCGGCGGCTACCGCCTGTTGTCCAATTGCGGCGTCAATGCCAACCAGGAAGTGCCGCATCTGCACATGCATATCTTCGGCGGCCGCACGCTGGGCCGCATGCTGAAGCGCGAAGGCGAGTAG
- a CDS encoding creatininase family protein, translating to MLLHLCTWAEVDARLESSRGIIIPIGSTEQHGPNGLIGTDAICAEVFAKAVGEAADALVAPTIAVGMAQHHLGFSGSMTLRPSTLIAVIRDMVQSLRVHGFERFFFINGHGGNVATVTAAFSEIYAEASLQPKSLQAGGANTPGIRCALQNWYDTAAARQMSRELYGSQEGSHATPSEVSVTFHAYPEAIKQAVLEPTVAPSGRFTDAADYRRRFPDGRIGSNPGLASAEHGKRIMDAVVPELAAAYRSFLTAA from the coding sequence ATGCTGCTGCATCTTTGCACCTGGGCCGAAGTCGATGCGCGGCTGGAAAGCTCGCGCGGCATCATCATCCCGATCGGTTCCACCGAGCAGCATGGCCCGAACGGCCTGATCGGCACCGATGCGATCTGCGCCGAAGTCTTCGCCAAGGCCGTGGGCGAGGCCGCCGACGCCCTGGTGGCGCCGACCATCGCGGTCGGCATGGCGCAGCACCATTTGGGCTTTTCCGGCTCGATGACGCTGCGGCCCTCCACCCTCATCGCGGTGATCCGCGACATGGTGCAATCGCTGCGCGTGCACGGCTTCGAGCGCTTTTTCTTCATCAACGGCCATGGCGGCAATGTCGCCACCGTCACCGCCGCCTTCTCGGAAATCTACGCCGAGGCCTCGCTGCAGCCGAAGTCGCTGCAGGCGGGCGGCGCCAACACACCCGGCATCCGCTGCGCCCTGCAGAACTGGTACGACACGGCGGCGGCGCGGCAGATGTCGCGCGAATTATACGGCAGCCAGGAAGGCAGCCATGCCACGCCGAGCGAGGTTTCGGTGACCTTCCATGCCTATCCGGAAGCGATCAAGCAGGCCGTGCTGGAGCCGACCGTGGCGCCGAGCGGGCGCTTCACCGACGCCGCCGATTACCGCCGCCGCTTCCCCGATGGCCGCATCGGCTCCAATCCCGGCCTGGCCAGCGCCGAGCATGGCAAGCGCATCATGGACGCCGTGGTGCCGGAACTGGCGGCTGCCTACCGCAGCTTCCTCACCGCCGCCTGA
- a CDS encoding HAMP domain-containing methyl-accepting chemotaxis protein → MLSFSNWRILYKVMALVLLMAAASATLGLIALNGLEKLTLIEEQTAEAGALATTAARAGQNMLRLSRGEFRVAAQPTPENLQAIGQRVQEEEKAFRERLAELKKKADPEQAKLLAEIDTHYQAYSRELAGTFSKARDLIGKVSPAEAQAALVAEASASVLYADRFELPLRQFIIYSDEKAARLNAEAHVLADAARRTMIIAAGITILASLVIGLLIGRAGISGPIGRAVQNLRDLAAGRVDVDIFGNGRGDEIGDVAAAMQVFKDNIIEKQRADAALAAERAEADRQRAEREAREAKAAAEIADLCGRVVAGDLDSRLDTTDKDGFLLRLSQQLNELSATLGTMMRELDGVMGGLARGDLSNNITGNYQGVFGRLKDSTNTTGDTLRQLARRLNETAHQVQNASAEISTGSQDLAQRTESQAASLEETAASMQQITTTVKQNADNAQAANQLSQTARNTAEQGGRVVASTVEAMSAIEQSAGKISDIVGLIDEIAFQTNLLALNASVEAARAGEAGKGFAVVAQEVRALAQRSANASKEIKALISQSNAQVKNGVGLASQAGSQLGEIVAAIKKVSDIVAEIAAASAEQATGLDQVNTAVGNMDEMTQRNSALVEETSAAAQALAGQARELADAVSFFKLGGSDAPRLAAAPVAAKPVAAKPAATKPAAIKPAATAKPAHRPAPAAKSVAMAPPPPPPAAGGNDDDWKEF, encoded by the coding sequence ATGCTGTCTTTCAGCAATTGGCGAATTCTCTACAAAGTCATGGCCCTGGTGCTGCTGATGGCAGCCGCATCCGCAACGCTCGGGCTGATAGCCCTGAACGGGCTGGAAAAGCTCACCCTTATAGAAGAGCAAACCGCCGAGGCCGGCGCCCTGGCCACCACAGCGGCGCGCGCCGGGCAGAATATGCTGCGCCTGAGCCGTGGCGAATTCCGGGTGGCAGCGCAGCCAACGCCGGAAAACCTGCAGGCAATCGGCCAGCGGGTGCAGGAGGAGGAAAAGGCCTTCCGCGAACGCCTGGCCGAACTGAAGAAGAAGGCTGACCCTGAACAAGCCAAGCTGCTGGCGGAAATCGACACGCATTACCAGGCCTATAGCCGCGAACTGGCCGGCACGTTCAGCAAGGCGCGCGATCTGATCGGCAAGGTATCCCCAGCCGAGGCGCAAGCGGCCTTGGTCGCCGAGGCCTCCGCCAGCGTGTTGTATGCCGACCGTTTCGAGCTGCCGCTGCGCCAGTTCATCATCTATTCCGATGAAAAAGCCGCGCGGCTTAACGCGGAGGCGCATGTGCTTGCCGATGCAGCCCGCCGCACCATGATCATCGCCGCTGGCATTACCATCCTGGCCAGCCTGGTGATCGGCCTACTGATCGGACGCGCGGGCATCTCCGGCCCGATCGGCCGTGCGGTGCAGAATCTGCGCGACCTCGCCGCCGGCCGGGTTGATGTTGATATTTTCGGCAATGGCCGGGGCGACGAGATCGGCGATGTCGCCGCCGCCATGCAGGTATTCAAGGACAACATCATCGAGAAGCAGCGCGCCGATGCCGCTCTTGCCGCCGAACGTGCCGAGGCCGACCGCCAGCGTGCGGAGCGCGAGGCGCGCGAGGCCAAGGCAGCCGCCGAAATCGCCGATCTCTGCGGCCGCGTCGTCGCCGGCGACCTCGACAGCAGGCTCGACACCACCGACAAAGACGGCTTCCTGCTGCGCCTGAGCCAGCAGCTCAACGAACTCTCAGCCACGCTCGGCACCATGATGCGAGAACTGGACGGCGTGATGGGCGGCCTGGCGCGCGGCGATCTGTCCAACAACATCACGGGCAATTACCAGGGCGTGTTCGGCCGCCTGAAAGACAGCACCAACACCACCGGCGACACGCTGCGCCAGCTTGCCCGCCGCCTCAACGAGACCGCGCACCAGGTGCAGAATGCCTCGGCCGAAATCTCCACCGGCAGCCAGGATCTGGCGCAACGCACCGAATCCCAGGCCGCCAGCCTGGAAGAGACCGCCGCCTCGATGCAGCAGATCACCACCACGGTGAAGCAGAATGCCGATAACGCCCAGGCGGCCAACCAGTTGAGCCAGACGGCGCGCAACACCGCCGAGCAGGGCGGCCGCGTGGTCGCCAGCACGGTGGAGGCGATGAGTGCCATCGAGCAGAGCGCGGGCAAGATTTCCGACATTGTCGGCCTGATCGACGAGATTGCCTTCCAGACCAACCTGCTCGCCCTCAATGCCAGCGTGGAAGCGGCCCGCGCCGGCGAAGCCGGCAAGGGCTTTGCCGTCGTGGCGCAGGAAGTGCGCGCGCTCGCCCAGCGCTCGGCCAATGCGTCGAAGGAAATCAAGGCGCTGATCAGCCAGTCCAATGCCCAGGTCAAGAACGGCGTCGGGCTGGCCAGCCAGGCCGGCAGCCAGCTCGGCGAGATCGTCGCCGCGATCAAGAAAGTGTCGGATATCGTCGCCGAAATCGCCGCCGCGTCCGCCGAACAGGCCACCGGGCTTGATCAGGTCAACACTGCCGTAGGCAACATGGACGAGATGACGCAGCGCAATTCCGCCCTGGTGGAAGAAACCTCGGCCGCCGCCCAGGCGCTGGCGGGCCAGGCCCGCGAACTCGCCGATGCGGTATCTTTCTTCAAGCTTGGCGGCAGCGATGCCCCGCGCCTCGCCGCCGCGCCGGTGGCAGCGAAGCCGGTGGCAGCGAAACCCGCTGCAACCAAGCCGGCGGCGATCAAACCGGCAGCTACCGCCAAGCCTGCACATCGGCCTGCGCCGGCAGCGAAGTCTGTGGCCATGGCCCCACCGCCGCCACCGCCCGCCGCTGGCGGCAATGACGACGACTGGAAGGAATTCTAG
- the rpsD gene encoding 30S ribosomal protein S4, with amino-acid sequence MTKRLESKYKINRRLNENLWGRAKSPINKRAYPPGQHGQKRKKPTDYGVQLMAKQRLKGYYGNITEKQFRRAYFEAIRRRGDTSENLIGLLERRLDAVVYRMKLVPTVFAARQFINHGHVLVNGRRCTIASMQIKVGDVIEVRGKAKDMVVVQEALASTERDVPDYIDMDKAKLRGTFTRVPLLADVPYPVKMEPNLVVEFYSR; translated from the coding sequence ATGACCAAACGTCTTGAGTCCAAGTACAAGATTAACCGCCGCCTGAACGAGAACCTGTGGGGCCGCGCCAAGAGCCCGATCAACAAGCGCGCCTATCCGCCGGGTCAGCATGGCCAGAAGCGCAAGAAGCCGACCGATTACGGCGTGCAGCTCATGGCCAAGCAGCGTCTCAAGGGCTACTACGGCAACATCACCGAGAAGCAGTTCCGCCGCGCCTATTTCGAGGCGATCCGCCGTCGTGGCGATACCTCGGAGAACTTGATCGGCCTGCTCGAGCGCCGTCTCGACGCCGTGGTCTACCGCATGAAGCTGGTGCCGACCGTGTTCGCCGCGCGCCAGTTCATCAACCACGGCCACGTGCTGGTCAACGGCCGCCGCTGCACCATCGCCTCGATGCAGATCAAGGTCGGTGACGTGATCGAAGTCCGTGGCAAGGCCAAGGACATGGTGGTGGTGCAGGAAGCCCTGGCCTCCACCGAGCGCGATGTGCCCGATTACATCGACATGGACAAGGCCAAGCTGCGCGGCACCTTCACCCGCGTGCCGCTGCTCGCCGACGTGCCCTATCCGGTGAAGATGGAACCGAACCTCGTGGTCGAGTTCTACTCGCGCTAA
- a CDS encoding winged helix-turn-helix transcriptional regulator, whose protein sequence is MPLAQRITSKQLQDAHKFAPEKDASDRLACPMDQLLRLLMGPWTTYILWVLRNEGPTRFGALKRLVPGVSAKVLTERLRMLEQHGLITRSYAATIPPQVTYSLARRGEELNGVLQTLADIAIRWRQEEDAEQAAKAAE, encoded by the coding sequence ATGCCCCTGGCCCAGCGCATTACATCCAAGCAGCTTCAAGACGCGCATAAATTTGCGCCCGAAAAGGATGCCAGCGACCGACTGGCCTGCCCGATGGACCAGTTGCTGCGGCTGCTGATGGGGCCGTGGACCACCTACATTCTCTGGGTCTTGCGCAACGAGGGCCCGACCCGCTTCGGCGCCTTGAAGCGCCTGGTGCCGGGCGTTTCGGCCAAGGTGCTGACCGAGCGGCTGCGCATGCTGGAACAGCATGGCCTGATCACCCGCAGCTACGCGGCGACGATCCCGCCGCAGGTCACCTACAGCCTGGCCAGGCGCGGCGAGGAATTGAACGGCGTGCTGCAGACCCTGGCCGACATCGCCATCCGCTGGCGCCAGGAAGAGGATGCCGAACAAGCCGCGAAGGCGGCGGAGTAA
- a CDS encoding flavodoxin family protein — protein sequence MTAIAIVYHSGYGHTQRQAEAVAEGVNAVPGAKALLVPVAEAEANEAALNAADAIIFGAPTYMGSVSAPFKTFMDWSSKAWFGQAWKDKFAAGFTNSASQSGDKFNTLVQLATYAAQHGMIWVSLGLLPGNNNSKGSPDDLNRLGGFLGALAQSNADEGPDKGPSKSDLATARHLGQRVAEQAKLRAPLKQAA from the coding sequence ATGACGGCGATTGCCATTGTTTATCATAGTGGTTACGGCCACACCCAACGCCAGGCCGAAGCCGTGGCGGAAGGCGTCAACGCCGTACCGGGCGCCAAGGCGCTGCTGGTGCCGGTGGCGGAAGCCGAGGCCAACGAGGCGGCGCTGAATGCCGCCGATGCCATCATCTTCGGCGCGCCAACCTATATGGGCTCGGTTTCGGCGCCGTTCAAAACCTTCATGGACTGGTCGTCGAAAGCCTGGTTCGGCCAGGCCTGGAAGGACAAGTTCGCCGCCGGCTTCACCAATTCCGCCTCGCAGTCGGGCGACAAGTTCAACACCCTGGTGCAGCTCGCCACCTATGCGGCGCAGCATGGCATGATCTGGGTCAGCCTCGGCCTGCTGCCGGGCAACAACAATTCCAAGGGCAGCCCCGATGACCTCAACCGCCTCGGCGGCTTCCTCGGCGCGCTGGCGCAGTCGAATGCCGATGAGGGCCCGGACAAGGGGCCGTCGAAGTCCGACCTCGCCACCGCGCGCCATCTCGGCCAGCGCGTCGCCGAGCAGGCCAAGTTGCGCGCCCCCCTGAAGCAAGCTGCCTGA
- a CDS encoding protoglobin domain-containing protein — MSDNNETNKAWGQAVGDLADKVNLPQRLLRFGITPLTRDNLRLVRPILQFHLNGITSRFYDFVQRFPEGKAILAKHDTVKLRHRQQSHWEMVFDCRFDHDYLTNALAIGHAHYRAKVPPPLYMAGYNFFLGDLLRLVATEYKGSDMAAAAASITRVVNLDMSLALTAFMVDSLLRGETI, encoded by the coding sequence ATGAGCGATAACAACGAGACAAATAAAGCCTGGGGCCAGGCTGTCGGCGACCTAGCCGACAAGGTGAACTTGCCACAGCGTCTGCTGCGTTTCGGGATCACGCCGCTGACCCGCGACAACCTGCGCCTGGTGCGACCGATCCTGCAATTTCACCTGAACGGCATCACCAGCCGCTTCTACGACTTCGTGCAGCGGTTTCCTGAAGGCAAGGCGATCCTGGCGAAGCATGACACCGTGAAGCTGCGCCATCGCCAGCAGTCGCATTGGGAAATGGTGTTTGATTGCCGCTTCGACCATGACTATCTGACCAATGCGCTCGCCATCGGCCATGCGCATTATCGCGCCAAGGTGCCGCCACCGCTTTACATGGCCGGCTATAATTTCTTTCTCGGCGACCTGCTGCGCCTGGTTGCCACCGAGTACAAGGGCAGCGACATGGCCGCCGCCGCTGCTTCGATCACGCGGGTGGTGAATCTCGACATGTCGCTGGCGCTCACGGCTTTCATGGTCGACAGCCTCTTGCGCGGCGAGACGATCTGA
- a CDS encoding carbon-nitrogen hydrolase family protein → MTRLRIACSQYPIGQFADLAAWEAKLEAWVAEAAQAGAKLLLFPEYGAMELASLLSPELQADLLGQIAAMQDLLPAYLAKHAELARQHRVTIVASSFPVRLAENGFVNRAHVFAPDGRLAWQDKRQMTRFEREEWIIQSGTGLQVFDTGLGCRFGIAVCYDVEFPLITRALAEAGADLVLAPSCTDTLAGLHRVHVGARARALENQIYLAVAQTVGEARWSPAVDINRGQAGIYATPDRGFPDDGVLALGETDKPGWTYATLDIAALAAARANAQVFTRRDWTTQAAPDLTVTTAAFAPIKN, encoded by the coding sequence ATGACCAGACTGCGCATCGCCTGCTCGCAATATCCCATCGGCCAGTTCGCCGATCTCGCCGCCTGGGAAGCCAAGCTCGAGGCCTGGGTGGCGGAGGCGGCGCAAGCCGGTGCCAAGCTGTTGCTGTTCCCGGAATATGGCGCGATGGAACTGGCCTCGCTGCTGTCGCCTGAATTGCAGGCCGACCTGCTGGGCCAGATCGCGGCGATGCAGGACCTGCTGCCCGCCTATCTCGCCAAGCATGCCGAACTGGCGCGGCAACACCGCGTCACCATCGTCGCGTCGAGCTTTCCGGTGCGCCTGGCAGAAAACGGCTTCGTCAACCGCGCCCATGTGTTTGCGCCCGATGGCCGCCTAGCCTGGCAGGACAAGCGCCAGATGACGCGCTTCGAGCGCGAGGAATGGATCATCCAGAGCGGCACGGGGCTGCAGGTCTTCGATACCGGGCTCGGCTGCCGCTTCGGCATCGCGGTCTGCTACGACGTGGAATTCCCGCTGATCACCCGCGCCCTGGCGGAAGCCGGCGCCGACCTGGTGCTGGCGCCGTCCTGCACCGACACCCTGGCCGGGCTGCACCGCGTGCATGTCGGCGCCCGCGCCCGGGCGCTGGAAAACCAGATCTACCTCGCCGTGGCACAGACCGTGGGCGAGGCGCGCTGGTCACCAGCGGTGGACATCAATCGCGGCCAGGCCGGCATCTATGCCACGCCGGATCGCGGCTTCCCCGATGACGGCGTGCTGGCGCTGGGCGAGACCGACAAGCCGGGCTGGACCTACGCGACACTGGATATCGCCGCCCTGGCGGCGGCACGCGCCAATGCCCAGGTATTCACCCGCCGCGACTGGACGACTCAGGCCGCGCCGGACCTGACCGTAACGACGGCCGCTTTCGCGCCAATTAAAAACTGA
- a CDS encoding GNAT family N-acetyltransferase: MAAIRVERLHGEQLLTRLDDLARLRITVFRDWPYLYEGDISYERQYLERYARAKTGTIVVALDGEQAVGAATALALEEEVDYVQAPFLAAGMDVKPIFYFGESVLLKQYRGHGIGVGFFNEREAAARRFAKRICCFCGVQRPADHPMKPADYVPLDAFWTKRGYSKRPDLVSSFSWTDIGDTAQTAKPMVYWMRELPA, translated from the coding sequence ATGGCCGCGATCCGCGTCGAGCGCCTGCATGGCGAACAACTGCTGACCCGGCTGGATGATCTGGCTCGGCTGCGCATCACGGTGTTCCGCGACTGGCCCTATCTCTACGAAGGCGACATCAGCTACGAGCGCCAGTATCTCGAACGCTATGCCCGCGCGAAGACCGGCACCATCGTGGTGGCATTGGACGGCGAGCAGGCTGTAGGCGCCGCCACGGCCCTGGCGCTGGAAGAGGAAGTGGATTACGTGCAGGCGCCATTCCTGGCCGCCGGCATGGACGTGAAGCCGATTTTCTATTTCGGCGAATCCGTGCTGCTGAAGCAGTATCGCGGCCACGGCATCGGCGTCGGCTTCTTCAACGAACGCGAGGCCGCCGCGCGCCGCTTTGCTAAACGCATCTGCTGTTTCTGCGGCGTGCAGCGCCCGGCCGATCATCCGATGAAGCCGGCCGACTATGTGCCGCTCGATGCCTTCTGGACCAAGCGTGGCTATTCGAAGCGCCCCGACCTGGTATCGAGTTTTTCCTGGACCGATATCGGCGATACCGCCCAGACCGCGAAGCCAATGGTCTACTGGATGCGGGAATTGCCGGCATGA